The following proteins are encoded in a genomic region of Methylobacterium tardum:
- a CDS encoding J domain-containing protein yields the protein MDLNSRLFDSIRIKPSCDEPKAAAEGVCESPGCTQPGLYRAPKGRKAEGQYWRFCIDHVRAYNATYNYFDGMNDAAVQAYQKDAIIGHRPTWAMGVNRTGEAKPADEPVRDWAYVDPLGILRGEGVGDARRRARQPEEPRKPKHSATVRRALDVMGLEENADSAAIKAQYKVLVKRFHPDANGGDRSFEERLRDIIRAHDVLRAAGLC from the coding sequence ATGGATCTCAACTCGCGCCTGTTCGACAGCATCCGGATCAAGCCGTCCTGCGACGAGCCGAAGGCGGCGGCCGAGGGCGTCTGCGAGAGTCCGGGCTGCACGCAGCCGGGCCTGTACCGGGCGCCGAAGGGTCGGAAGGCGGAGGGCCAGTACTGGCGCTTCTGCATCGACCATGTCCGCGCCTACAACGCCACCTACAACTACTTCGACGGCATGAACGACGCCGCCGTGCAGGCCTACCAGAAGGACGCGATCATCGGGCATCGCCCGACCTGGGCGATGGGCGTGAACCGGACCGGCGAGGCCAAGCCGGCGGACGAGCCGGTCCGCGACTGGGCGTATGTCGATCCGCTCGGCATCCTGCGCGGCGAGGGTGTCGGCGACGCGCGCCGGCGCGCCCGCCAGCCCGAGGAGCCGCGCAAGCCCAAACACTCGGCGACGGTGCGCCGCGCCCTCGACGTGATGGGACTCGAGGAGAACGCCGATTCGGCCGCCATCAAGGCGCAGTACAAGGTGCTGGTGAAGCGCTTCCACCCCGACGCCAATGGCGGCGACCGCTCCTTCGAGGAGCGGCTGCGCGACATCATCCGCGCCCACGACGTCCTGCGCGCGGCCGGACTCTGCTGA
- the cobS gene encoding cobaltochelatase subunit CobS, whose translation MLSDDTPARLPDRTVSVRDVFGIDLDLKVPAYAEAEEHVPDLDPDYIFDRETTLAILAGFARNRRVMVTGYHGTGKSTHIEQVAARLNWPCIRINLDSHVSRIDLVGKDAIVLQDGKQVTAFQDGILPWALQNNVALVFDEYDAGRPDVMFVIQRVLELSGRLTLLDQKRVIRPHPAFRLFATANTVGLGDTSGLYHGTQQINQGQMDRWSIVTTLNYLPHDREVDIVLSKATHYRGDQGRDIVNRMVRVADLTRNAFMNGDLSTVMSPRTVITWAENADIFKDIGFAFRVTFLNKCDELERTLVAEFYQRAFGKELPESAVNVALS comes from the coding sequence ATGCTCTCTGACGATACGCCCGCCCGGCTCCCCGACCGCACCGTCTCCGTCCGCGATGTCTTCGGCATCGACCTCGACCTCAAGGTCCCGGCCTATGCCGAGGCTGAGGAGCACGTGCCGGATCTCGATCCCGACTACATCTTCGACCGGGAGACGACGCTCGCGATCCTCGCCGGCTTCGCCCGCAACCGCCGCGTGATGGTCACCGGCTATCACGGCACCGGCAAGTCGACCCATATCGAGCAGGTCGCGGCCCGGCTGAACTGGCCGTGCATCCGGATCAACCTCGACAGCCACGTCTCGCGCATTGACCTCGTCGGCAAGGACGCGATCGTCCTCCAGGACGGCAAGCAGGTCACCGCCTTCCAGGACGGCATCCTGCCCTGGGCGCTGCAGAACAACGTCGCGCTGGTGTTCGACGAATACGATGCCGGCCGCCCGGACGTGATGTTCGTGATCCAGCGCGTGCTGGAGCTGTCGGGCCGCCTGACGCTCCTCGATCAGAAGCGCGTGATCCGCCCGCACCCGGCCTTCCGGCTGTTTGCCACGGCCAACACGGTGGGCCTCGGCGACACGTCGGGCCTCTATCACGGCACGCAGCAGATCAACCAGGGCCAGATGGACCGCTGGTCGATCGTCACCACGCTGAACTACCTGCCGCACGACCGCGAGGTCGACATCGTGCTCTCGAAGGCGACCCATTACCGGGGCGACCAGGGCCGCGACATCGTCAACCGGATGGTGCGCGTGGCGGATCTGACCCGCAACGCCTTCATGAACGGCGACCTCTCGACGGTCATGAGCCCGCGCACGGTGATCACCTGGGCCGAGAACGCCGACATCTTCAAGGATATCGGCTTCGCCTTCCGGGTGACCTTCCTCAACAAGTGCGACGAGCTGGAGCGGACGCTGGTGGCCGAGTTCTACC